The region tgtcctctgtccttctgtcctctgtccctctgtacttctgtccctctgtcctctgtccttctgtccctctgtacttctgtccttctgtcctctgtccctctgtccttctgtccttctgtcctctgtccctctgtccttctgtcctctgtccctctgtacttctgtccttctgtccctctgtcctctgtccttctgtccctctgtacttctgtccttctgtccctctgtcctctgtccttctgtcctctgtccctctgtacttctgtccttctgtccctctgtcctctgtccttctatcctctgtccctctgtccttctgtccttctgtcctctgtccctctgtccttctgtcctctgtccttctgtcctctgtccctctgtccttctgtcctctgtccttctgtcctctgtccctctgtacttctgtccctctgtccttctgtcctctgtccctctgtccttctgtccttctgtcctctgtccctctgtccttctgtcctctgtccttctgtcctctgtccctctgtacttctgtccctctgtcctctgtccctctgtccttctgtcctctgtccttctgtcctctgtccctctgtccttctgtccttctgtcctctgtccctctgtccttctgtcctctgtccctctgtacttctgtccttctgtccctctgtacttctgtccttctgtccctctgtcctctgtccttctgtcctctgtccctctgtacttctgtccttctgtccctctgtcctctgtccttctatcctctgtccctctgtccttctgtccttctgtcctctgtccctctgtccttctgtcctctgtccttttgtcctctgtccctctgtcctctgtccctctgtccttctgtcctctgtccctctgtccttctgtcctctgtccctctgtccttctgtccttctgtcctctgtcctctagGCTACATGGTCGATATCGTGAGCTTGCTCCCCATTTAGTGCCGCTGGACTACACCAACAGTCCCGACATCAGAGTTCCTCTGGCGCTCATCATCACCATGCCTGAGCTGAAGGTACAGTCGGTCCTCACCTGGTGACCCcccagtgaccccccagtgaccccccagtgaccccccagtgaccccccagtgaatgaatgaatgtttccaTGAAAGGATCATTTCTATTATTCCATTAAATAATGAAGTAAAGAATTACCGTGGTAACGCTGTGGCGTGTTTGTGCTGACAGGAGAACCCGTTCAGAGACCGGATTGTGGAGACGTTCTCGGAGGACGGTCAGGGGAACCTCAGCTTCAACGACTTTGTTGACATGTTTTCTGCCCTCTGTGAAACTTCCCCCAGAGAGCTGAAGACCATCTACGCCTTCAAAATCTACGGTGAGACGCTTGTTAGgaccacagagagctgctggtcCACGTAGTCCTGATCCAGATGATTCTCCAGGCTGGTTGGCCCTAAATATCTAAAGTAGTTTAGTTAAGTTAATTATTCTTGTCTGTAGCGGGCAACAGTTTGTCCATTGAgtagtgttagtgcttttactgctgacagagtatttgtactgtgtagtgttagtgcttttactgctgacagagtatttgtactgtgtagtgttagtgcttttactgctgacagagtatttgtactgtgtagtgttagtgcttttactgctgacagagtatttgtactgtgtagtgttagtgcttttactgctgtcagagtatttgtactgtgtagtgttagtgcttttactgctgacagagtatttgtactgtgtagtgttagtgcttttactgctgtcagagtatttgtactgtgtagtgttagtgcttttactgctgtcagagtatttgtactgtgtagtgttagtgcttttactgctgacagagtatttgtactgtgtagtgttagtgcttttactgctgtcagagtatttgtactgtgtagtgttagtgcttttactgctgacagagtatttgtactgtgtagtgttagtgcttttactgctgtcagagtatttgtactgtgtagtgttagtgcttttactgctgacagagtatttgtactgtgtagtgttagtgcttttactgctgtcagagtatttgtactgtgtagtgttagtgcttttactgctgtcagagtatttgtactgtgtagtgttagtgcttttactgctgtcagagtatttgtactgtgtagtgttagtgcttttactgctgacagagtatttgtactgtgtagtgttagtgcttttactgctgacagagtatttgtactgtgtagtgttagtgcttttactgctgacagagtatttgtactgtgtagtgtcagtgcttttactgctgtcagagtatttgtactgtgtagtgtcagtgcttttactgctgacagagtatttgtactgtgtagtgttagtgcttttactgctgtcagagtatttgtactgtgtagtattagtgcttttactgctgacagagtatttgtactgtgtagtattagtactggACAGGTGTACCTGATAAAGTGACCAGGAAGTGAATATCAATGCAAACAGTCGTCAGTAGTCACAGTCGCTTGCTCAGCGTGGGGTCCTGTATTAGCAGGAGTGTGAGGACCTTCATGTGAACTGTGTGATCTTCAGAAGcgttttaaataaagttgtgtgGATTTGAACAGCCTCCTGTCGGCTTGTGTCGTGCTCCAGACTTTAACAGGGACAGCTTCATCTGTAAGGAGGACCTGAGGAAGACTCTGAACAAGCTGACCAAAGGGGAGCTGACGCCGGAGGAGGTCACTCTGGTCTGCGATAAAGCCATCGAGGAGGCCGACCTCGACGGAGACGACAAGCTCTCCTTCGCCGACTTCGAGAACATGATCTCCAAGGCACCGGACTTCCTGAGGTACAGGACCGCTTTACCCGACCCTGAACCAGCCGAGGGGCTTTATATGGGCATCTGGTGCCTGCAGTTACGACCTGAAACCACAGGGGCCGCCAAACCTCCCACAACTGACCCCTGACTACCATCTGTACGAGGAGGTGTtgctgtcctctgattggtcggtatcagtctgtgtaaagaagcgtcctctgattggtcggtatcagtctgtataaagaagcgtcctctgattggtcggtatcagtctgtataaagaagcgtcctctgattggtcggtatcagtctgtataaagaagcgtcctctgattggtcggtatcagtctataaagaagcgtcctctgattggtcggtatcagtctgtgtaaagaagcgtcctctgattggttggtaccagtctgtgtaaagaagcgtcctctgattggtcggtatcagtctgtataaagaagcgtcctctgattggtcggtatcagtctgtataaagaagcgtcctctgattggtcggtatcagtctgtaaagaagcgtcctctgattggtcggtatcagtctgtaaagaagcgtcctctgattggtcggtatcagtctgtataaagaagcgtcctctgattggtcggtatcagtctgtataaagaagcgtcctctgattggtcggtatcaggtatcagtctataaagaagcgtcctctgattggtcggtatcagtctataaagaagcgtcctctgattggtcggtatcagtctataaagaagcgtcctctgattggtcggtatcagtctataaagaagcgtcctctgattggtcggtatcagtctgtataaagaagcgtcctctgattggtcggtatcagtctgtataaagaagcgtcctctgattggtcggtatcaggtatcagtctataaagaagcgtcctctgatt is a window of Pempheris klunzingeri isolate RE-2024b chromosome 1, fPemKlu1.hap1, whole genome shotgun sequence DNA encoding:
- the LOC139198582 gene encoding calcium and integrin-binding family member 2-like; translation: MGNKQTTFTDEQLEAYQDCCFFTRKQVLRLHGRYRELAPHLVPLDYTNSPDIRVPLALIITMPELKENPFRDRIVETFSEDGQGNLSFNDFVDMFSALCETSPRELKTIYAFKIYDFNRDSFICKEDLRKTLNKLTKGELTPEEVTLVCDKAIEEADLDGDDKLSFADFENMISKAPDFLSNFHIRI